One Sphingomicrobium marinum genomic window carries:
- a CDS encoding M2 family metallopeptidase, which translates to MKNLKISASLAALAIATPFTVAFAAAHPDTEMEAGLEHPLTPAGAKAYVEAVEAEAFEFADIAGRAYWVNSTYINEDTDKLAAYFGTIATEKGVEYATKAAAYAAVKGLDYDTARKLNIMRGGLTLAAPTTEGAAAELNTIATDLNSQYGRGKAELNGEEVPGNDAEAMMGTNRNPEELAQLWASWHDNVGAPMKDDYARLVEIANEGARELGFADTGAMWRSGYDMTPEEFSAMYDRLWGEVKPLYEDLHCYVRSGISDYYGDEIQPDDGYIRADLLGNMWAQGWGNVYPLVAPEGAGDIGYDLTDLLVSNNVDAEGIARISERFYTSLGLDPLPESFWTKSQIVRPEGREVVCHASAWNIDNVDDLRIKMCTKVNADDFVTMHHELGHNYYQRAYNQKSYFYLNGANDGFHEAIGDFIALSVTPEYLVQIGLLDADKVPSADKDIGLLLNQAMDKVAFLPFGLLVDKWRWGVFDGSITPDEYNDAWVSLKQQYQGVTPPVDRPADAFDPGAKYHIPGNTPYARYFLAHILQFQFYKAACETAGWDGPLHRCSFYGNEEVGTKLNNMLEMGASKPWPDALEAFTGTREMSADAMVEYFAPLQAWLKEQNEGKNCTWPGA; encoded by the coding sequence ATGAAAAATCTGAAGATTTCCGCATCGCTTGCGGCGCTGGCCATTGCCACGCCGTTCACGGTAGCATTCGCTGCCGCTCACCCCGATACCGAAATGGAAGCGGGTCTCGAACACCCGCTGACGCCCGCGGGGGCGAAGGCCTATGTCGAAGCGGTCGAGGCCGAGGCATTCGAATTCGCCGACATCGCCGGCCGCGCTTACTGGGTCAATTCGACCTATATCAACGAAGATACCGATAAGCTGGCCGCCTATTTCGGCACGATCGCCACCGAAAAGGGCGTCGAATATGCCACCAAAGCTGCTGCCTACGCAGCGGTCAAAGGGCTCGACTATGACACCGCGCGCAAGCTCAACATCATGCGCGGCGGCCTCACGCTGGCGGCACCGACGACCGAGGGCGCAGCGGCCGAGCTCAACACCATCGCCACCGATCTCAATTCGCAATATGGCCGCGGCAAGGCGGAACTGAACGGCGAGGAAGTGCCGGGCAACGATGCCGAAGCGATGATGGGCACCAACCGCAACCCCGAAGAACTCGCCCAGCTGTGGGCCAGCTGGCATGACAATGTCGGCGCGCCGATGAAGGATGATTATGCGCGCCTGGTCGAAATCGCCAACGAAGGCGCGCGCGAGCTTGGCTTTGCCGACACCGGCGCGATGTGGCGCTCTGGCTATGACATGACGCCTGAAGAATTCAGCGCGATGTATGATCGCCTGTGGGGCGAAGTGAAGCCGCTCTACGAAGACCTGCACTGCTATGTCCGTAGCGGCATTTCCGATTATTACGGCGACGAGATCCAGCCCGATGACGGCTATATCCGCGCCGACCTGCTCGGCAACATGTGGGCACAGGGATGGGGCAACGTCTATCCGCTCGTCGCGCCCGAAGGCGCTGGCGATATCGGCTACGATCTGACCGATCTCCTCGTTTCGAACAATGTCGATGCCGAAGGTATCGCGCGTATTTCCGAGCGCTTCTACACCTCGCTCGGGCTCGACCCACTGCCCGAAAGCTTCTGGACCAAATCGCAGATCGTGCGTCCGGAAGGCCGTGAGGTCGTCTGCCACGCTTCGGCCTGGAATATCGACAATGTCGACGACCTTCGCATCAAGATGTGCACCAAGGTGAATGCCGACGACTTCGTCACGATGCACCACGAACTCGGGCACAATTATTACCAACGCGCCTACAACCAGAAGAGTTATTTCTACCTCAACGGCGCCAATGACGGCTTCCACGAAGCCATCGGCGATTTCATCGCGCTGTCGGTGACGCCCGAATATCTCGTGCAGATCGGTCTGCTCGATGCCGACAAGGTGCCGAGCGCCGACAAGGATATCGGCCTGCTGCTCAACCAGGCGATGGACAAGGTCGCCTTCCTCCCCTTCGGCCTGCTGGTCGACAAGTGGCGCTGGGGTGTCTTCGACGGGTCGATCACGCCCGACGAATATAACGACGCGTGGGTTTCGCTGAAGCAGCAGTACCAGGGCGTGACGCCGCCGGTCGATCGTCCCGCCGACGCGTTCGATCCGGGTGCGAAGTATCACATCCCGGGCAACACGCCCTATGCGCGTTATTTCCTCGCGCACATCCTTCAGTTCCAGTTCTACAAGGCTGCTTGCGAGACCGCGGGCTGGGATGGCCCGCTGCATCGCTGCAGCTTCTACGGCAACGAGGAAGTGGGGACCAAGCTCAACAACATGCTCGAAATGGGCGCGTCCAAGCCGTGGCCCGATGCGCTCGAAGCCTTCACTGGCACGCGCGAGATGTCGGCCGATGCGATGGTCGAATATTTCGCCCCGCTTCAGGCGTGGCTCAAAGAGCAGAACGAGGGCAAGAACTGCACTTGGCCGGGGGCGTAA
- a CDS encoding aspartate-semialdehyde dehydrogenase, whose amino-acid sequence MGYKVVVVGATGTVGRELLTILDERKFPIDEIAAVASSRSAGDRIEFGESGKELKVRNIEHFDFAGWDMALFAAGSAVSKQYAEKAAKAGCTVIDNSSLFRMDPDVPLVVPEVNPDAIDGYKAKNIIANPNCSTAQMVVALKPLHDAAKIKRVVVSTYQSVSGAGRAAMDELFAQSRDIFVGDPAEPQVFTKQIAFNVIPHIDDFLEDGTTKEEWKMVAETKKILDPKVKVTATCVRVPVFVGHSEAVNVEFHDEISAKEARKILRESPGIMLVDKREDGGYVTPVECVGDYATFISRLREDPTVDSGLSFWCVSDNLRKGAALNAVQIAELLGRKHLQKA is encoded by the coding sequence ATGGGCTATAAAGTTGTTGTCGTCGGCGCCACCGGTACGGTCGGGCGCGAACTATTGACCATTCTCGACGAGCGCAAATTCCCGATCGACGAGATCGCCGCGGTGGCCTCGAGCCGCTCGGCGGGCGACCGCATCGAGTTCGGTGAGAGCGGCAAGGAGTTGAAGGTCCGCAATATCGAGCATTTCGATTTTGCCGGATGGGACATGGCCTTGTTCGCGGCAGGCTCCGCCGTGTCCAAGCAATATGCCGAAAAGGCTGCGAAAGCAGGCTGCACCGTCATCGACAATTCATCGCTCTTCCGGATGGATCCCGACGTGCCGCTCGTGGTGCCCGAGGTAAACCCCGATGCGATTGACGGCTACAAGGCGAAGAATATCATCGCCAATCCCAACTGTTCGACCGCGCAGATGGTGGTGGCGCTAAAGCCGCTGCACGATGCCGCGAAGATCAAGCGTGTGGTGGTGTCGACCTACCAGTCGGTCTCTGGCGCAGGCCGCGCCGCAATGGACGAATTGTTCGCGCAGAGCCGCGACATTTTTGTCGGCGATCCCGCCGAACCGCAGGTTTTCACCAAGCAGATCGCCTTCAACGTCATCCCGCACATTGACGATTTTCTCGAAGACGGCACCACCAAGGAAGAATGGAAGATGGTCGCCGAGACCAAGAAGATCCTCGATCCCAAGGTGAAGGTCACCGCGACCTGCGTACGCGTGCCTGTGTTCGTAGGTCATTCCGAAGCCGTGAACGTCGAATTCCACGATGAAATCTCTGCCAAGGAGGCGCGCAAGATCCTGCGCGAGAGCCCGGGCATCATGCTGGTCGATAAGCGCGAAGATGGCGGCTACGTCACGCCGGTCGAATGCGTCGGCGATTATGCCACCTTCATCAGCCGCCTGCGCGAAGATCCCACGGTCGATAGCGGGCTGAGTTTCTGGTGCGTGTCCGATAACCTCAGGAAGGGCGCCGCGCTGAATGCGGTCCAGATCGCCGAGCTGCTCGGTCGCAAGCACCTACAAAAGGCTTGA
- a CDS encoding 2-hydroxychromene-2-carboxylate isomerase: MLQADLFWSFRSPYSYLATKRYRQLHNNFNVEIKFRPVLPLAVRDPEFFENRDPNWIRYTILDVGRLAAYLDLPFGMPDPDPIVQDLETREIAEDQPHIFRLTRLGQAAARKGKGLAFADEVGRLIWSGAKGWNEGDHLAQASARANVDLATIEREVAGDTRMIDAEIEANAAALEAAGHWSVPTLVFDGEPFFGQDRIDVAIWRMEQAGLREA, translated from the coding sequence ATGCTCCAAGCCGATCTGTTCTGGTCCTTCCGGAGCCCGTACAGTTATCTGGCGACCAAGCGCTACCGGCAGCTTCACAACAATTTCAACGTCGAAATTAAGTTTCGCCCGGTATTGCCGCTCGCGGTTCGCGACCCTGAATTCTTCGAGAACCGGGACCCCAACTGGATACGCTATACGATCCTCGATGTCGGGCGGCTTGCGGCGTATCTCGATTTACCGTTCGGGATGCCCGATCCCGACCCGATCGTACAGGATCTCGAAACCCGCGAAATCGCCGAGGATCAGCCGCACATCTTCCGACTGACGCGGCTCGGGCAGGCGGCGGCGCGCAAGGGAAAGGGGCTGGCTTTCGCCGATGAAGTCGGTCGCCTGATCTGGAGCGGCGCCAAGGGATGGAATGAAGGCGATCACCTGGCGCAGGCATCGGCCCGCGCGAACGTCGACCTTGCTACGATTGAGCGTGAGGTGGCGGGCGATACCAGGATGATCGACGCCGAGATCGAAGCCAATGCTGCAGCGCTCGAGGCGGCGGGACATTGGAGCGTGCCGACGCTGGTGTTCGATGGTGAGCCATTCTTCGGCCAGGATCGCATTGATGTCGCGATCTGGCGAATGGAGCAGGCGGGGCTACGCGAAGCTTAG
- a CDS encoding peroxiredoxin — protein MTIKVGDKLPDVQLTLATDDGPVPVQSGEYFAGKKVALFAVPGAFTPTCSARHLPSYVEKADELKRKGVDKIVGTSVNDAFVMNAWNKSQGSEDIEMLADGNGAFAEALGLTMDASGFGMGQRSQRYSMIVDDGVVTELNVEAPGDYSVSGAETMLQQL, from the coding sequence ATGACGATCAAGGTTGGCGACAAACTTCCCGACGTGCAGCTGACGCTGGCAACCGATGACGGCCCCGTGCCGGTGCAAAGCGGCGAATATTTCGCCGGGAAGAAGGTGGCGCTGTTCGCGGTCCCGGGCGCCTTCACGCCGACCTGTTCAGCGCGCCATTTGCCGAGCTACGTCGAAAAGGCCGACGAACTGAAGAGAAAGGGTGTCGACAAGATCGTCGGGACCAGCGTCAACGATGCTTTCGTGATGAACGCCTGGAACAAGTCGCAAGGCAGCGAGGACATCGAAATGCTTGCTGATGGCAACGGTGCCTTTGCCGAAGCGCTGGGTCTTACGATGGATGCCTCGGGCTTCGGGATGGGTCAGCGTTCGCAGCGTTATTCGATGATCGTCGATGACGGCGTCGTGACCGAACTCAACGTCGAAGCGCCCGGCGATTATTCGGTGTCAGGCGCCGAAACGATGCTCCAGCAGCTCTAG
- a CDS encoding YqgE/AlgH family protein, translated as MDAPPYLTGQYLLAMPGMGDPRFAQAVIVMAAHDEDGALGIGVGSLRGGLRLKDLLRQLKISAPDCPDVPIHHGGPVEPGRGFVLHSTDWSGQDTVQISQLCNLTGTLDILKAIAHNEGPSKYVVSLGYAGWSEGQLDEEMTRHGWFAAPSDDSILFDTPTSDRWAAAYRSQGIDPALLVGQTGAA; from the coding sequence ATGGACGCGCCTCCGTATCTAACCGGCCAGTACCTGCTCGCCATGCCCGGCATGGGAGACCCGCGCTTTGCGCAGGCCGTCATCGTGATGGCGGCGCACGACGAAGACGGTGCGTTGGGGATCGGGGTAGGATCGCTGCGCGGCGGTTTGCGTCTCAAGGACTTGCTGCGCCAGTTGAAGATCAGTGCGCCCGATTGTCCCGACGTCCCGATCCACCATGGCGGTCCGGTCGAGCCGGGCAGGGGGTTCGTTCTTCATTCGACCGATTGGTCGGGACAGGACACGGTGCAAATCTCGCAGTTGTGCAATCTCACCGGAACGCTCGATATCCTCAAGGCGATCGCGCACAACGAAGGGCCCAGCAAATATGTCGTTTCGTTGGGCTATGCTGGCTGGTCCGAAGGCCAGCTCGATGAGGAAATGACGCGCCACGGTTGGTTTGCCGCGCCAAGTGACGACAGCATCCTTTTCGACACGCCGACCAGCGATCGCTGGGCCGCGGCCTATCGGTCGCAAGGCATCGATCCGGCACTGCTGGTAGGCCAGACCGGCGCCGCCTGA
- a CDS encoding alpha/beta fold hydrolase, which produces MNETHHWTASDGVTLAYHETGKGDPVVLLHGLFSNADTNWIKYGHAATIADAGFRVIMPDLRAHGHSAAPRDAASYPHGILARDLEELIGHLGLLPGEYDLGGFSLGARTTVNAVGQGLRPRRAVLAGMGLSGLTGWEKRQQFFLGAVERYDIAKRGDPDFMAVSFMKTMKIDREAARHMLPSFTDAKAQWLDAFTMPTGVVCGVDDRDNGDPQALIDALPDAELFEIPGSHMSSVTKKELGQAIADFLSDPS; this is translated from the coding sequence ATGAACGAAACCCATCACTGGACCGCATCGGACGGTGTCACGCTCGCGTACCACGAAACCGGGAAGGGCGATCCGGTCGTCCTGCTCCACGGCCTGTTTTCCAACGCCGATACCAACTGGATCAAATACGGTCATGCCGCCACGATCGCGGACGCAGGTTTCCGCGTCATCATGCCGGACCTGCGCGCGCACGGTCACAGCGCGGCACCGCGCGATGCCGCGTCATACCCGCACGGTATCCTCGCGCGCGATCTGGAAGAGCTTATCGGCCATCTCGGACTGCTCCCTGGTGAATATGACCTCGGCGGCTTTTCGCTAGGGGCGCGGACGACGGTAAATGCGGTGGGGCAGGGGCTGCGCCCGCGCCGCGCCGTTCTCGCCGGCATGGGCCTGTCGGGACTGACAGGATGGGAAAAGCGTCAGCAATTCTTCCTCGGTGCGGTCGAACGCTATGATATTGCCAAGCGCGGCGACCCGGACTTCATGGCCGTCAGTTTCATGAAGACAATGAAAATCGACCGCGAGGCGGCCCGGCATATGTTGCCCAGCTTCACCGACGCCAAGGCGCAATGGCTCGATGCCTTTACGATGCCAACTGGCGTCGTGTGCGGGGTGGACGATCGCGACAACGGCGATCCTCAGGCCCTTATCGATGCCCTGCCCGATGCCGAATTGTTCGAAATTCCAGGCTCGCATATGAGCTCCGTCACGAAGAAGGAATTGGGTCAGGCAATCGCCGATTTCCTGTCAGATCCTTCTTGA
- a CDS encoding Fe2+-dependent dioxygenase: MYRILKLLEPAQIDQLKQIAASTQFVDGRISNPANTAKQNMQLHDPQAYQKSSEIVRNAMLQSPEFHEFAFPTAMAPPLLTRYEPGMKYGVHGDAAYIQLPKGTVRSDLSCTVFLNDPAEYEGGALKVWLGEGSMEFKLQPGEAIVYPSNALHEVTEVTKGERLVAITFIESRVSDPFQRHMLFELGEIAALEGDKIAEENHMKLRFVRESLYRKWSSPG; the protein is encoded by the coding sequence ATGTATCGGATACTCAAACTTCTCGAGCCTGCGCAGATCGATCAGCTCAAGCAGATCGCTGCATCGACCCAATTCGTCGATGGGCGGATTTCCAATCCCGCCAACACGGCCAAGCAGAACATGCAGCTGCACGACCCGCAGGCCTATCAGAAGTCCTCGGAAATCGTGCGCAATGCGATGCTGCAATCGCCCGAATTCCACGAGTTCGCCTTCCCGACGGCGATGGCGCCGCCGTTGCTCACCAGATACGAGCCAGGGATGAAATACGGGGTGCATGGCGATGCCGCCTATATTCAGCTGCCCAAGGGCACGGTGCGCTCGGACCTGTCCTGCACGGTGTTTTTGAATGACCCGGCGGAATATGAAGGCGGCGCGCTCAAGGTCTGGCTTGGCGAAGGATCGATGGAGTTCAAGCTCCAGCCCGGGGAAGCCATCGTCTATCCGTCGAACGCGCTGCATGAGGTGACCGAAGTCACCAAGGGCGAGCGGCTGGTTGCGATCACCTTTATCGAGAGCCGCGTCTCCGACCCGTTCCAGCGTCACATGTTGTTCGAGCTGGGCGAGATTGCCGCGCTCGAAGGCGACAAGATAGCCGAGGAAAACCACATGAAGCTGCGTTTCGTGCGCGAAAGCCTGTATCGAAAATGGTCGAGCCCCGGCTAA